A single Candidatus Liberibacter asiaticus DNA region contains:
- a CDS encoding helix-turn-helix domain-containing protein, translated as MPRRKRDEPHLSDAILRERMIFVNNFRNIRKEAKLTQKEIRNRTGFAQSWISELETGKSTINIDNMIILAHTLDTPLWKLLKP; from the coding sequence ATGCCACGGCGTAAAAGAGACGAACCACATCTTTCAGATGCAATCTTGCGTGAACGGATGATTTTTGTAAATAATTTCCGAAACATACGCAAAGAAGCAAAGTTGACTCAAAAAGAAATCAGAAATCGGACTGGCTTTGCCCAATCATGGATCAGTGAGCTGGAAACAGGAAAGTCTACTATTAACATAGATAATATGATTATTTTAGCCCATACCTTGGATACCCCTTTGTGGAAACTATTAAAACCCTAG
- a CDS encoding DnaB-like helicase N-terminal domain-containing protein → MEQEILGSLLLKGNLQPIISFLDAQHFIDPIHSEVFRAITRKTTNEC, encoded by the coding sequence TTGGAACAAGAAATTCTAGGATCCTTATTATTAAAAGGCAATTTACAACCGATTATAAGCTTTTTAGATGCACAACATTTTATTGATCCCATTCATAGTGAAGTATTTCGTGCCATTACTCGTAAAACGACCAATGAATGCTGA
- a CDS encoding DnaB-like helicase C-terminal domain-containing protein, whose translation MPLLVKRPMNAEIISHFESQTKISFSTYLNNLLTLASSISSEVINAARRVVQQWARITISQEAKALALHTSDPTCNTATLIRKSMQSFEDIISEVHLTKNQCTGSSCISIANAATTAMKSAEQQKKEGENPDIKWGLQSVDHLMGGVQLRELILIGARPSMGKTTFALSTALHMAMSGHGVAFFSLEMDREKLGARALSNLLYPSSSRIPYLNLIRGEINQEQYRISQGICEKLQDFPLIIDDRPSPGIMEFVHVANGLRNKHTKMVQLYRLLS comes from the coding sequence GTGCCATTACTCGTAAAACGACCAATGAATGCTGAGATTATATCTCATTTTGAATCTCAAACAAAAATATCCTTTTCTACTTACCTTAATAACTTGCTTACTTTAGCTTCTTCAATAAGCTCTGAAGTGATCAATGCCGCACGGCGCGTTGTACAACAATGGGCGAGGATAACTATCTCTCAAGAAGCAAAAGCTCTAGCACTTCATACTTCTGACCCTACTTGCAATACCGCTACCCTTATTCGAAAATCCATGCAAAGTTTTGAGGATATTATTTCAGAAGTTCATTTAACAAAAAATCAATGCACGGGATCATCTTGTATTTCCATTGCCAATGCAGCTACAACGGCGATGAAATCAGCAGAACAACAAAAGAAAGAAGGTGAGAATCCTGATATTAAGTGGGGATTACAAAGTGTTGATCATTTAATGGGTGGAGTACAACTACGCGAACTTATTCTTATAGGCGCTCGCCCTTCTATGGGCAAAACAACTTTTGCTCTCTCCACTGCATTGCATATGGCCATGAGCGGTCATGGTGTTGCATTTTTTAGCCTTGAGATGGATAGGGAAAAACTTGGTGCTAGAGCTCTATCTAATTTGCTGTATCCAAGCTCATCACGTATTCCTTACCTTAATCTTATTCGAGGAGAAATTAACCAAGAACAATATCGCATATCTCAAGGCATATGTGAAAAACTGCAAGATTTTCCGCTTATTATTGATGATCGTCCTTCTCCTGGAATCATGGAATTCGTACACGTAGCGAACGGATTGCGGAACAAGCATACAAAAATGGTACAACTCTACAGGTTATTATCATAG
- a CDS encoding DUF1376 domain-containing protein, whose product MISLYDRGGSIPDNDKYIAGVCGCSIRRWRNIRAILEKFNKIFIQEGNIYNVRVEKEIIKASEERQENGRKGGIKSSQMRILSKKTNNLFQGTLKPAHVFQKPESINNYSAPVDFEKINPNPLNLVIALCCATDVLIHHYGIVTSRRKNDTIISN is encoded by the coding sequence TTGATCTCATTGTATGATCGTGGAGGATCTATCCCAGACAACGATAAATATATTGCCGGTGTTTGTGGTTGTTCCATTAGGAGATGGCGCAACATCCGAGCAATACTAGAAAAATTCAATAAAATCTTTATCCAAGAGGGCAATATTTACAATGTTCGTGTTGAAAAAGAAATAATAAAAGCCAGCGAAGAACGCCAAGAAAACGGTCGAAAAGGCGGAATAAAATCTTCTCAAATGCGTATTTTATCTAAAAAAACCAATAATTTATTTCAAGGAACGCTCAAGCCCGCGCACGTGTTCCAGAAACCAGAATCTATAAATAATTATAGTGCACCTGTTGATTTTGAGAAAATAAATCCAAATCCCTTAAATTTAGTTATTGCTTTATGTTGTGCAACTGATGTACTCATTCATCATTATGGTATCGTCACTTCTAGACGAAAAAATGACACAATCATCTCAAATTAA